The stretch of DNA ATGGCTTCATCACTGACGCCTTCGTCGGTGGCGATGCAGATGGTTGCCAGCGAATTGAGCACGTTGTGGTTGCCGGGCATGTTCACGGAAACATCCAGCGGCTCGCGGTCAGGACGCAGCACGGTGAAGAAGGTCTGCATGCCTTGCTGGCGAACATTGATCGCGCGCACATCAGCGTCTTCGCTGAAGCCGTAGGTCACGGTCGGACGCTTCACCAGCGGGAGGATTTCGCGCACCACCGGATCGTCCAGGCACATCACCGCCAAACCGTAGAACGGCAGGTTGTGCAGGAACTCGACGAAGGTTTTCTTCAGTTTGTTGAAGTCGCCGTCGTAGGTCGCCATGTGGTCGGCGTCGATGTTGGTGACCACGGCCACCAGCGGTTGCAGATGCAGGAAGCTCGCATCGCTTTCATCGGCTTCGGCGATCAGGTAACGGCTGGTGCCGAGCTGGGCATTGGTGCCCGCAGCATTCAGACGGCCACCGATAACGAAGGTCGGGTCCAGACCACCGGCAGCGAACACCGAAGCGATCAGGCTGGTGGTGGTGGTTTTGCCGTGGGTACCGGCGACGGCGATGCCGTGGCGATAGCGCATCAGCTCGGCGAGCATTTCGGCACGCGGCACTACCGGAATACGACGCTCAAGAGCAGTCGCGACTTCCGGGTTGGAAGTGTTCACGGCGCTCGACACCACCAGCACATCGGCGGTCGCAGCGTTCTCGGCACGGTGGCCGATGAAAATATGCGCGCCGAACGATTCCAGACGCTCGGTCACAGGCGAAGCTTTCAAGTCGGAACCGGAGACTTCATAGCCCAGGTTCAACAACACTTCAGCAATCCCGCACATGCCCACGCCGCCGATGCCGACGAAGTGGATGCGACGGATGCGGCGCATTTCCGGTTGTGGCATGGCTTTCTGATTCTCAACCATGGGCCACCTCCAGACAGGTATCGACCACGCTACGGGTGGCATCGGGTTTCGCCAGACGGCGGGCCGCTTGGGCCATATCTTCGAGTCGTTGCGGTTGCATCAAGACCTCTGTCAGGCGCGCGGCAAGGTCCGCGGCACCAGTCGTTCTTTGCGGCATCAGGAAGGCAGCGCCTTCACGGGCCAAATAATCGGCGTTGCGGGTCTGGTGATCGTCGATCGCGTGGGGCAAAGGCACCAGCATCGAGGGCAGACCGGCGGCAGCCAGCTCACTGATGGTCAACGCGCCTGCGCGGCACACCACCAGGTCAGCCCAGCCATAGGCCTGGGCCATGTCTTTGATGAACGGCTGCACCTGCGCATCGACGCCGGCGGCGCGGTAGCGCTCTGCAGTCACTTCATCGTGGTTTTTGCCAGCCTGATGAAACACTTCCGGGCGCAAATCGACAGCGACTTGGGCCAGGGCTTCAGGCAGCAACTTGTTCAACGGTTCTGCGCCAAGGCTTCCGCCGAGGATCAGCAAACGCGCTTTGCGACCGGCCAGAGCAGGTCGCGATGTTTCGAGGAACAGCTCGCTGCGCACCGGGTTTCCGGTGGTACGGCGGGTGTCCGACAGAGTAAAGGTGTCGGGGAACGCTTCACACACCCGGGCGGCGAACGGCACCAGCAACCGATTGGCGGTGCCGGCCACGGCGTTCTGCTCGTGAACGATCACCGGCACACCGGCCAGTTTGGCAGCGATCCCGCCGGGGCCGGTCACATAACCACCGAAGCCGACCACACAGACTGGCTTCAAGCGACGAATGACCGCCCGCGCCTGCCAGACCGACTTCAGCAACATGAACGGCGCCTTGAGCAGCGACAGCTTGCCCTTGCCACGCAACCCCGTGGCATTGATGCGATGCAATTCAAGACCTGCGGCCGGTACCAGATCGTTTTCGATCCCGCGTGGCGTGCCGAGCCAGTGCACGGTGTAGCCGCGCGCCTGGAATTCGCGGGCACAGGACAGCGCCGGGAACACGTGGCCGCCGGTTCCGCCGGCCATGATCAATACGTTAGCGCCCATGGTTCGGCTCCTCGGCGAAGTCGCTCTCATGGAACTCCATCTCTTCACTGCCCAGGTGGGTTCGACTCTCCCACTCGATCCTCAATAACAAGCCGAGGCAGGCACAGCAGATCACCAGGGAACTGCCGCCGTAACTGAGGAACGGCAAGGTCAGACCCTTGGTTGGCAGCAGGCCGACGTTCACCCCGATGTTGATCAGGAATTGGCCAATCCACAGGAACGACAGACCGTAAGCCACGTAGGCGGCGAAGAACTGCTTGGCCTTTTCGGCCCACAGCCCGATGTACATGCCACGAATACACACGAAGACGAATAGCGCGACGGTGCACAGCGAACCGACGGCGCCCAGCTCTTCGGCCAGTACCGAGAACACGAAGTCGGTGTGCGCTTCCGGCAGGTAGAACTGCTTCTGCACGCTGTTGCCCAGGCCAACGCCCAGCCATTCACCGCGACCGAAGGCGATCAACGCCTGCGACAACTGATAACCGGCGCCGAACTGGTCGGCCCATGGGTCTGCGAAGTTGGTCAGACGCGCCATTCGATAAGGCTGCATCTGAATCAGCAAGACCACGGCCCCGACCGCCAACACCACCATCAGCGAGAAGCGGAACAACCCGACCCCGCCAAGGAACAGCATCGCTGCCGCAGCGCCCATCATCACGACGGTGGCGCCGAAGTCCGGCTCCATCAGCAACAGGCCTGCCATCGGCAGCAGTACAATGAACGGCTTGAAGAAGCCCATCCAGCTCTCGCGCACTTCTTTCTGGCGACGCACCAGGTAACCGGCGAGGTAGATCACCACGAATACCTTGGCGATCTCGGATGGCTGCACGTTGAAGAAGCTGAAACCGATCCAGCGCATCGAACCGTTCACTTCACGGCCGATGCCCGGGATGATCACCATCACCAGCAAGCCAAAGGCACCGATCAGCATCAGCCAGCCAAGGCGTTGCCAGGTGGCGATCGGAATCATCATGGTGACGATGCACGCGCCCAGACCCAGCACGACATAAATAAGGTGGCGAATCATGTAGTAAAGCGCGCTGCCCGATTGCGCCGCCGCCACTTCGGTGGACGCCGAGGCAATCATGATCAGGCCCAGGCCCAGCAGCGCCAGGCAGCCGGCGAGCATCGGGAAGTCGAGGTCGATGCCACGGCCGGTGATGATCGGCGACGGGTACGGCTTGATGATATTGCGCAGGCTCATGCCAGATCCTCCACGGCGCGGACGAACTGGTGACCACGGTCTTCGTAATTCTTGAACATGTCGAAACTGGCGCAGGCCGGCGACAGCAGCACCACGTCGCCCGGCTGGGCGGCTGCGCGGCATTGTGCGACGGCGTCGACCAGCGAGGTCGCACGAATCAGCGGCACGGCGTCACCGATGGCCGCACCGATCTTGTCGGAGTCGCGGCCCATCAGGATCACCGCACGGCAGTTGGTTGCCACTGGTGCGCGCAAGTCGTTGAACTCGGCGCCCTTGCCGTCGCCACCGGCGATCAGCACGACCTTGCCGTCGATGTCCGCCCCCAGACCTTCGATGGCGGCCAGAGCGGCGCCAACATTGGTGGCCTTGGAATCGTTGTAGTAGCCGACGCCATCCAGATCGCGCAGCCACTGGCAGCGGTGTTCGAGACCGGTGAAGTTGCGCAGTGCCGCAAGCATTGCATCGAACGGCAGGCCGACCGCATGACCGAGCGCCAGTGCCGCCAGGGCATTGGACTGGTTATGGGCGCCACGAACCTTCAGTTCGCGCACCGGCATCAGGTTCTGGAATTCGAAGGCCAGGTATTTCTCGCCGTTCTCTTCACGCAGACCGAACGCCTTGAAATCAGGTTTGTTCAGGCCGAAGGTCCAGCATGGCTGACCTTCACCGATCAACGGACGGCTGAGGGCGTCCTGACGATTGACCACGAACTGCTTCGCCCCACGGAAGATCCGGTGCTTGGCCAGGTGGTACGCCGGCAGGCCGCTGTAGCGGTCCATGTGGTCTTCGCTGATGTTCAGCACGGTGGCCACTTCGGCGTTGAGCTGGTCGGTGGTTTCCAGCTGGAAGCTCGACAGCTCCATCACGTACAGCTCGACGTCGTCGCCGAGCAAGTCCAGCGCCGGCGTACCGAGGTTGCCGCCCACCGCGACGCGTTTGCCGGCCGCTGCTGCCATCTCGCCGACCAGGGTGGTGACGGTGCTTTTCGCGTTGGAACCGGTGATAGCCACGATCGGCGCCTGCGCGTTACGCGCGAACAGCTCGATATCGCCGGACATTTTCACGCCACGGGCTGCAGCGGCTTGCAGGGCCGGGGTCGCCAGCGCCAGACCGGGGCTCACGTAGAGCTCGTCGGCACGGCACAGGAATTCGACGTCCAGCTCGCCACAACGCACTTCCACGTGCGGATAGTCACGCTTGAGCGTGGCCAGTTCCGGTGGATTGTCCCGCGTATCGGCGACGGCAAACGACACGCCCCGGTTCGCCAGGAAGCGAACCAGGGACATGCCGCTCTTGCCGAGGCCGACAACGATGCGGAAGTGGTCAGAAGCGATCAGAGACACTCGTTCTACCTCAGCTTCAGGGTGGCAAGGCCGATCAGCACGAGAATCACGGTGATGATCCAGAAACGGACGATCACGCGTGGCTCGGGCCAGCCCTTGAGTTCAAAGTGGTGGTGAATCGGTGCCATGCGGAACACACGGCGACCGGTCAACTTGAAGGAAGCAACCTGGATAACCACGGAGAGGGTTTCCATCACGAACACACCGCCCATGATGAACAGCACGATTTCCTGACGCACGATCACTGCAATGGTGCCCAGTGCCGCGCCCAGCGCGAGTGCGCCGACGTCGCCCATGAACACTTGCGCCGGATAGGTGTTGAACCAGAGGAATCCGAGGCCGGCACCGATCAGCGCACCGCAGAACACGATCAGCTCGCCCGCGCCCGGCACGTAAGGGATCAGCAGGTATTCGGCGAATTTCACGTTACCCGACAGGTAGCAGAAGATGCCCAGACCGCCGCCGACCATTACCGTCGGCATGATCGCCAGGCCGTCGAGGCCGTCAGTCAGGTTGACCGCGTTGCTCGAGCCGACGATCACAAAGTAGGTCAGCACGATGAAGCCGGCGCCCAGCGGAATGCTGTAGTCCTTGAGCATCGGCAGGATCAGCGTGGTTTCCACCGGTGTGGTCGCGGTCATATAAAGAAAGATCGCCGCGCCCAGGCCGAACACCGATTGCC from Pseudomonas sp. P8_229 encodes:
- the ftsW gene encoding putative lipid II flippase FtsW, whose protein sequence is MSLRNIIKPYPSPIITGRGIDLDFPMLAGCLALLGLGLIMIASASTEVAAAQSGSALYYMIRHLIYVVLGLGACIVTMMIPIATWQRLGWLMLIGAFGLLVMVIIPGIGREVNGSMRWIGFSFFNVQPSEIAKVFVVIYLAGYLVRRQKEVRESWMGFFKPFIVLLPMAGLLLMEPDFGATVVMMGAAAAMLFLGGVGLFRFSLMVVLAVGAVVLLIQMQPYRMARLTNFADPWADQFGAGYQLSQALIAFGRGEWLGVGLGNSVQKQFYLPEAHTDFVFSVLAEELGAVGSLCTVALFVFVCIRGMYIGLWAEKAKQFFAAYVAYGLSFLWIGQFLINIGVNVGLLPTKGLTLPFLSYGGSSLVICCACLGLLLRIEWESRTHLGSEEMEFHESDFAEEPNHGR
- the murC gene encoding UDP-N-acetylmuramate--L-alanine ligase translates to MVENQKAMPQPEMRRIRRIHFVGIGGVGMCGIAEVLLNLGYEVSGSDLKASPVTERLESFGAHIFIGHRAENAATADVLVVSSAVNTSNPEVATALERRIPVVPRAEMLAELMRYRHGIAVAGTHGKTTTTSLIASVFAAGGLDPTFVIGGRLNAAGTNAQLGTSRYLIAEADESDASFLHLQPLVAVVTNIDADHMATYDGDFNKLKKTFVEFLHNLPFYGLAVMCLDDPVVREILPLVKRPTVTYGFSEDADVRAINVRQQGMQTFFTVLRPDREPLDVSVNMPGNHNVLNSLATICIATDEGVSDEAIVQGLSGFQGVGRRFQVYGELPVDGGNVMLVDDYGHHPTEVAAVIKAVRGGWPERRLVMVYQPHRYSRTRDLYDDFVNVLADANVLLLMEVYPAGEEPIPGADSRKLCNSIRQRGQLDPIYIERGVDLAPLVKPLLRAGDILLCQGAGDIGGLAPKLLKSELFAGAVAASVEGKLK
- the mraY gene encoding phospho-N-acetylmuramoyl-pentapeptide-transferase, whose protein sequence is MLLLLAEYLQQFYKGFAVFQYLTLRGILGVLTALVLSLCYGPWMIRTLQNRQIGQSVRNDGPQSHLSKSGTPTMGGALILSSIGVSTLLWADLSNRYVWVVLLVTLLFGAIGWVDDYRKVIEKNSRGLPSRWKYFWQSVFGLGAAIFLYMTATTPVETTLILPMLKDYSIPLGAGFIVLTYFVIVGSSNAVNLTDGLDGLAIMPTVMVGGGLGIFCYLSGNVKFAEYLLIPYVPGAGELIVFCGALIGAGLGFLWFNTYPAQVFMGDVGALALGAALGTIAVIVRQEIVLFIMGGVFVMETLSVVIQVASFKLTGRRVFRMAPIHHHFELKGWPEPRVIVRFWIITVILVLIGLATLKLR
- the murG gene encoding undecaprenyldiphospho-muramoylpentapeptide beta-N-acetylglucosaminyltransferase, producing the protein MGANVLIMAGGTGGHVFPALSCAREFQARGYTVHWLGTPRGIENDLVPAAGLELHRINATGLRGKGKLSLLKAPFMLLKSVWQARAVIRRLKPVCVVGFGGYVTGPGGIAAKLAGVPVIVHEQNAVAGTANRLLVPFAARVCEAFPDTFTLSDTRRTTGNPVRSELFLETSRPALAGRKARLLILGGSLGAEPLNKLLPEALAQVAVDLRPEVFHQAGKNHDEVTAERYRAAGVDAQVQPFIKDMAQAYGWADLVVCRAGALTISELAAAGLPSMLVPLPHAIDDHQTRNADYLAREGAAFLMPQRTTGAADLAARLTEVLMQPQRLEDMAQAARRLAKPDATRSVVDTCLEVAHG
- the murD gene encoding UDP-N-acetylmuramoyl-L-alanine--D-glutamate ligase, which encodes MSLIASDHFRIVVGLGKSGMSLVRFLANRGVSFAVADTRDNPPELATLKRDYPHVEVRCGELDVEFLCRADELYVSPGLALATPALQAAAARGVKMSGDIELFARNAQAPIVAITGSNAKSTVTTLVGEMAAAAGKRVAVGGNLGTPALDLLGDDVELYVMELSSFQLETTDQLNAEVATVLNISEDHMDRYSGLPAYHLAKHRIFRGAKQFVVNRQDALSRPLIGEGQPCWTFGLNKPDFKAFGLREENGEKYLAFEFQNLMPVRELKVRGAHNQSNALAALALGHAVGLPFDAMLAALRNFTGLEHRCQWLRDLDGVGYYNDSKATNVGAALAAIEGLGADIDGKVVLIAGGDGKGAEFNDLRAPVATNCRAVILMGRDSDKIGAAIGDAVPLIRATSLVDAVAQCRAAAQPGDVVLLSPACASFDMFKNYEDRGHQFVRAVEDLA